From Panicum hallii strain FIL2 chromosome 2, PHallii_v3.1, whole genome shotgun sequence, a single genomic window includes:
- the LOC112879379 gene encoding uncharacterized protein LOC112879379, with translation MLLRPLLRRAAAAASSGGARATALPDPPAALASLLLASRSYAKAKGGAKPASSTSNRGKVRAKDPRGGASADDADGDEFAAGGAGDDLDAEFELPTDPLPPTYDPALDVGPGGRPLFAFTDTFGSFAHRNANVYVDFTLDEWNAMLPEGLPAGMMKEFQETRRCAVMVRKSFLDLRDNFRRIVDPAVTINLKDIKKQIVLDGPRSCGKSIALAMLVHWARTEGWLVFYVPQGKDWTHGGFFYRNTYSDFFDTPIQAAKILQDFLKYNETRLLQLPCQIFEPIPLGEGAGVGKMKGADTVEMPEGSTLYDLIQTGITHTHASVGVVVRLRKELSLVKDVPVLFAIDQYNSWFTFSDFQEPVTVRSCRPIHAKELTMVNAYRSMLHNDMMVGAFSHSTAVGKLRQDLPDVPSDARLMFPRYTLEEAETVCHYYMRQKIIRRESFSEEKWKKIYYLSNGNGSEMRWLAAFV, from the exons ATGCtcctccgccccctcctccgccgcgccgccgccgcggcatcCTCCGGCGGCGCTCGCGCCACCGCGCTCCCCGACCCGCCCGCCGCgctcgcctccctcctcctcgcctcccGGTCCTACGCGAAGGCCAAGGGCGGGGCCAAGCCGGCGTCGTCCACGTCCAACCGCGGCAAGGTCCGCGCCAAGGACCCGCGGGGCGGGGCGTCGGCGGACGACGCTGATGGGGACGAGTTCGccgccgggggcgcgggcgacgACCTCGACGCCGAGTTCGAGCTGCCCACAGACCCGCTGCCCCCGACCTATGACCCGGCGCTCGACGTCGGCCCAGGCGGCCGCCCGCTCTTCGCCTTCACCGACACGTTCGGGTCGTTCGCGCACCGCAACGCCAACGTCTATGTCGACTTCAC TTTGGATGAATGGAATGCCATGTTACCAGAAGGGTTGCCAGCAGGGATGATGAAGGAGTTTCAGGAGACAAGACGGTGTGCTGTAATGGTGAGGAAGAGCTTCCTAGATCTCCGGGATAACTTCCGTAGGATTGTTGATCCGGCCGTTACAATCAATCTCAAAG ATATCAAAAAACAAATAGTCTTGGATGGCCCACGGAGTTGTGGTAAAAGCATTGCACTTGCGATGCTTGTCCACTGGGCACGTACTGAAGGATGGCTGGTATTCTATGTTCCACAAGGCAAGGATTGGACTCATGGAGGATTCTTCTATAGAAACACATACAGTGATTTTTTTGATACACCAATACAAGCTGCCAAGATCTTGCAG GATTTCTTGAAGTACAACGAAACACGCTTACTACAATTACCATGTCAAATTTTCGAGCCTATCCCCCTGGGAGAAGGTGCTGGTGTTGGAAAGATGAAAGGGGCTGACACAGTGGAAATGCCTGAAGGGTCCACATTGTATGATCTCATTCAAACTGGGATAACCCACACGCATGCTTCTGTTGGTGTTGTAGTTCGCTTAAGGAAGGAACTATCCCTTGTTAAAGACGTGCCTGTATTGTTTGCAATTGATCAG TACAATAGTTGGTTTACATTCAGTGACTTTCAGGAGCCCGTAACTGTTAGATCTTGTCGACCAATCCATGCGAAGGAGCTTACAATG GTCAATGCTTATAGGTCAATGTTGCACAATGATATGATGGTAGGAGCCTTTTCACACTCAACAGCTGTTGGCAAACTACGGCAGGATCTTCCAGATGTTCCTTCTGACGCTCGTTTGATGTTTCCACGTTACACCTTAGAAGAAGCTGAGACTGTGTGTCACTATTATATGAG GCAAAAGATCATTCGGCGTGAGAGTTTTTCAGAAGAGAAGTGGAAAAAGATCTATTATTTATCAAATGGAAACGGCTCAGAGATGAGATGGCTTGCTGCCTTTGTTTGA
- the LOC112879312 gene encoding DNA-directed RNA polymerases II, IV and V subunit 11-like has protein sequence MNAPDRYERFVVPEGTKKVSYERDTKIVNAASFTIEREDHTIGNIVRMQLHRDPNVLFAGYKLPHPLQYKIIVRIHTTSQSSPTQAYTQAINDLDKELEYLKQAFEDEKTRYEERAKQGF, from the exons ATGAATGCCCCAGATCGCTATGAGCGCTTTGTCGTGCCCGAGGGCACCAAGAA GGTGTCATACGAGAGGGATACAAAGATTGTGAATGCTGCATCCTTCACCATCGAGCGTGAGGACCACACCATTGGCAACATCGTTCGCAT GCAGCTGCACAGGGACCCAAATGTGCTCTTTGCTGGATATAAGCTCCCTCACCCTCTTCAGTACAAGATTATTGTTAGG ATCCATACTACGAGCCAGTCTTCCCCGACACAGGCCTACACCCAGGCTATCAATGATCTAGACAAGGAGCTTGAGTACCTTAAGCAAGCTTTCGAG GATGAGAAGACCAGGTACGAGGAAAGGGCGAAGCAGGGGTTCTAA
- the LOC112880626 gene encoding DEAD-box ATP-dependent RNA helicase 52B-like — MRSSWADSVANAEESAPATGAANGSVANHGNPRPTRSSYVPPHLRGRPAGAGLDAQAGSVAPAQGGPLPSAPAQPSGPAAAVGGPRWAGIVNGGGSGSVGAPRQGYGGGGRGGGGGGGGGAWNSRPGGWDRRDREPDPFAKAEAEEVDFEGENTGINFDAYEDIPVETSGHDVPAPVNTFAEIDLGDALNENIRRCKYVKPTPVQRYAIPISIAGRDLMACAQTGSGKTAAFCFPIISGILKSRPPQRQRSSRTACPLALILSPTRELSVQIHEEARKFAYQTGVRVVVAYGGAPITNQLRELERGVEILVATPGRLMDLLERARVSLQNIMYLALDEADRMLDMGFEPQIRKIVEQMDMPPRGQRQTMLFSATFPKEIQRMAADFLADYIFLAVGRVGSSTDLIVQRVEFVLDADKRSYLMDLLHAQKANGTHGKQALTLVFVETKRGADALEDWLYRNGFPATSIHGDRTQQEREHALRSFKSGATPILVATDVAARGLDIPHVAHVINFDLPNDIDDYVHRIGRTGRAGKSGLATAFFNESNISLARQLSELMQEANQEVPQWLERYAARSVYGGGGGGRNRRSGGGARFGGRDFRRDRGSGGYSGGGGAYGGGGGGGYGGSSGYGGGYGGGGGGGYGGGQSTSAWD, encoded by the exons ATGCGATCTTCATGGGCTGACTCAGTTGCGAACGCCGAGGAATCGGCGCCCGCGACTGGTGCTGCTAACGGATCCGTTGCTAATCACGGCAACCCACGCCCCACCCGCAGCTCCTACGTGCCTCCTCACCTTCGTGGCCGTCCGGCTGGTGCTGGTCTTGACGCCCAAGCAGGCTCTGTAGCACCAGCGCAAGGTGGCCCACTGCCCTCAGCTCCCGCACAGCCTTCTGGTCCAGCGGCTGCTGTCGGTGGCCCTCGCTGGGCTGGCATTGTTAATGGTGGTGGCAGTGGAAGTGTGGGTGCTCCTCGCCAGGGTTATGGCGGTGGGGGCCGtggtggtggaggcggtggcggtgggggTGCCTGGAACTCCCGTCCTGGGGGTTGGGACCGCAGAGACCGTGAGCCGGATCCCTTTGCCAAAGCTGAGGCAGAAGAAGTTGACTTCGAGGGTGAGAACACTGGCATCAATTTTGATGCCTATGAAGACATCCCTGTTGAGACCAGCGGCCACGATGTACCCGCACCAGTCAACACATTCGCAGAGATTGATTTGGGTGATGCGCTGAATGAGAATATCCGGAGGTGCAAGTATGTGAAACCAACACCGGTGCAGCGTTACGCCATCCCAATCTCCATCGCTGGACGGGATCTTATGGCCTGTGCACAGACTGGGTCTGGAAAAACTGCAGCCTTCTGTTTCCCAATCATCAGTGGCATCTTGAAGTCAAGACCACCCCAGAGGCAGCGTAGTTCAAGGACTGCATGTCCTCTGGCTCTGATCTTATCTCCCACTCGTGAGCTTTCAGTCCAA ATCCATGAAGAAGCAAGGAAGTTTGCATATCAGACTGGTGTCAGAGTCGTGGTTGCATATGGAGGTGCACCGATAACAAATCAG CTGAGGGAGTTAGAAAGAGGTGTTGAAATCCTGGTGGCAACTCCTGGACGCTTAATGGATCTGTTGGAGAGGGCTAGAGTCTCACTGCAAAACATTATGTATTTAGCTCTTGATGAAGCTGATCGAATGCTTGATATGGGTTTCGAGCCACAGATACGTAAAATTGTTGAGCAGATGGACATGCCTCCACGTGGCCAGAGGCAGACAATGTTGTTTAGTGCTACATTCCCAAAAGAGATACAG AGGATGGCTGCGGATTTCCTTGCTGATTACATCTTTCTTGCTGTTGGGAGGGTTGGTTCAAGTACCGATTTGATTGTCCAGAGGGTGGAGTTTGTCCTAGATGCAGACAAACGTAGCTACCTCATGGACCTTCTTCATGCGCAAAAGGCTAATGGTACACATGGGAAG CAAGCTCTTACTTTGGTCTTTGTGGAGACAAAGAGGGGGGCTGATGCTCTGGAGGACTGGCTGTATAGAAATGGTTTCCCTGCAACTAGCATTCATGGAGACAGGACACAACAG GAAAGGGAGCATGCTCTCAGATCATTCAAGAGTGGAGCAACTCCCATTCTTGTGGCAACTGATGTCGCTGCTCGTGGTCTTGACATACCACATGTTGCTCATGTGATCAATTTTGACCTCCCAAATGATATAGATGACTATGTCCATCGTATTGGAAGGACTGGGCGTGCTGGCAAATCTGGCCTGGCGACTGCATTTTTCAATGAGAGCAACATTTCGCTGGCAAGGCAGTTGAGTGAGCTCATGCAAGAGGCCAACCAGGAGGTTCCTCAGTGGCTTGAGCGGTACGCTGCCCGTTCAGTCtacggaggtggcggcggtggtagaaACCGCAGATCAGGTGGCGGTGCCAGATTTGGTGGCCGCGACTTCCGGCGAGACAGGGGCAGTGGTGGGTatagcggtggcggtggcgcttatggtggtggcggcggcggtggataTGGGGGGTCATCGGGATATGGTGGTGGCtacggaggaggcggcggcggcggctacggtGGTGGTCAGAGTACGAGCGCTTGGGACTGA
- the LOC112880780 gene encoding putative UDP-rhamnose:rhamnosyltransferase 1 — MVTAGTKHGGAAASPSPLHVVVFPWLAFGHMIPFLELSKRLARRGHAVTFVSTPRNAARLGAVPPELSARLRVAALELPGVEGLPRGAESTADVPPEQVGLLKKAFDGLAAPFADLVANGDATAGFSRKPDFIVHDFAQNWIWPVAEEHEIPCAVFVIFPAAILAFLGSREGNEAHPRSTAEDYMVPPPWIDFPSTIAHRRHEARAIAPLFRPNDSGVSDMDRFWDMQRPCCRLIVLRSCPEAEPRLFPLLTKLYARPVVPSGLLLPDELVGSDDDAPGGDRSFSDVVRWLDEQPRGSVIYVALGSEAPVTADHVRELALGLELSSARFLWALRRPVGHSGELLPDGFDRRVAGRGVVRTGWVPQVRVLAHAAVGAFLTHCGWGSTVESIFRFGLPLVMLPFVADQGLIARAMAARGVGVEVPRNEDDGSFRGDDVAAAVRRVMAEEEGVELARNARELQKVVGDRVRQERYADELVEYLQRYK, encoded by the exons ATGGTAACAGCAGGGACCAAGCATGGAGGAGCGGCCGcctctccttcccctctccaCGTGGTGGTGTTCCCGTGGCTGGCGTTCGGGCACATGATCCCGTTCCTGGAGCTCTCCAAGCGTCtggcgcggcgcggccacgcCGTCACCTTCGTGTCCACGCCGCGGAACGCCGCCAGGCTGGGCGCCGTCCCGCCGGAGCTGTCCGCGCGCCTCCGCGTCGCCGCGCTGGAGCTGCCAGGCGTCGAGGGCCTGCCCCGCGGCGCCGAGTCCACCGCCGACGTCCCGCCCGAGCAGGTCGGCCTGCTCAAGAAGGCCTTCgacggcctcgccgcgccgttcGCCGACCTCGTTGCCAATGGCGACGCCACCGCGGGGTTCTCGAGGAAGCCCGACTTCATCGTCCACGACTTCGCACAGAACTGGATCTGGCCAGTCGCCGAGGAACACGAG ATCCCATGCGCCGTCTTCGTCATCTTTCCGGCGGCGATCCTTGCCTTCCTGGGATCGCGGGAGGGGAACGAGGCGCACCCGCGGAGCACGGCGGAGGACTACATGGTCCCGCCGCCGTGGATCGACTTCCCCTCCACCAtcgcgcaccgccgccacgAGGCCCGGGCCATCGCCCCCTTGTTCCGGCCGAACGACTCCGGCGTGTCCGACATGGACCGCTTCTGGGACATGCAGCGCCCCTGCTGCCGCCTCATCGTCCTCCGCAGCTGCCCCGAGGCCGAGCCCCGGCTGTTCCCGCTCCTCACCAAGCTCTACGCCAGGCCGGTCGTCCCCTCCGGCCTCCTCCTGCCCGACGAGCTCGTCGGCAGCGACGACGACGCCCCGGGCGGCGACCGATCGTTCTCGGACGTCGTGCGGTGGCTGGACGAGCAGCCCCGGGGGTCGGTCATCTACGTGGCGCTCGGGAGCGAGGCGCCCGTGACGGCGGACCACGTGCGGGAGCTCGCGCTCGGGCTGGAGCTCTCCAGCGCACGGTTCCTCTGGGCGCTCCGGCGCCCCGTCGGCCactccggcgagctcctccCGGACGGGTTCGACCGCCGTGTCGCGGGGCGCGGCGTCGTGCGCACGGGGTGGGTGCCGCAGGTGCGCGTGCTCGCGCACGCTGCGGTGGGCGCGTTCCTGACGCACTGCGGCTGGGGCTCCACCGTCGAGAGCATATTCCGGTTCGGGCTCCCCCTCGTGATGCTGCCGTTCGTCGCCGACCAGGGCCTCATCGCGCGGGCCATGGCGGCGCGCGGCGTCGGCGTCGAGGTGCCCAGGAACGAGGACGACGGGTCGTTCCGCGGGGACGACgtcgcggcggcggtgcggcgggtgatggcggaggaggaaggCGTGGAGCTCGCGCGCAATGCAAGGGAGCTGCAGAAGGTTGTGGGGGACAGGGTGAGGCAGGAGCGATACGCCGATGAGCTGGTCGAGTACCTGCAGCGTTACAAATGA
- the LOC112880782 gene encoding uncharacterized protein LOC112880782: protein MADGTVTSPSRQDGRGGGDGDGHNRLSNLPDHILLLVLERLRGDVRSLASTCVLSRRWRMLPLMLSDLTISVRTFVPADRGRTTAQVRRQATGSFTGALRLFLATPTAAVTFSPGSAPSLQEITLDNQAQTWQLSFTLSELLENANHLRILCLAFGNDKIWVQPENPRTLGAAFSCKLKELHLMNVFPEGDLSWTMFLLQAAPLLEFLDIQIRTLSSRASIPFRAMYP, encoded by the exons ATGGCAGATGGCACAGTCACGTCGCCGTCGCGGCAAGatgggcgtggcggcggcgacggtgaCGGCCACAACAGGCTCAGCAATCTGCCTGATCACATCCTGCTCCTCGTCCTGGAGAGGCTCCGCGGCGATGTGCGTTCGCTCGCCAGCACCTGCGTCCTCTCGAGGCGCTGGAGGATGCTGCCGCTGATGCTCTCCGATCTCACGATCAGCGTCCGGACCTTCGTCCCCGCGGACCGTGGACGCACCACTGCCCAAGTCCGGCGCCAAGCGACCGGCAGCTTCACCGGCGCCCTGCGGTTATTCCTCGCCACGCCCACTGCGGCTG TCACATTTAGCCCCGGATCAGCTCCGTCCCTCCAGGAAATAACCCTCGACAACCAGGCTCAGACATGGCAGCTGAGCTTCACCTTGAGCGAGCTCCTGGAAAACGCCAATCACCTGCGGATCCTTTGTTTGGCTTTTGGCAATGACAAG ATTTGGGTGCAGCCGGAGAACCCGAGGACTCTGGGAGCTGCGTTCAGCTGCAAGCTAAAGGAGCTCCATCTGATGAACGTGTTTCCGGAAGGCGACCTCTCATGGACAATGTTCCTTCTCCAGGCTGCACCTCTCCTTGAGTTCCTCGACATCCAGATACGCACACTGTCATCTAGAGCGTCTATTCCTTTTCGAGCCATGTACCCTTAA
- the LOC112883067 gene encoding uncharacterized protein LOC112883067, producing the protein MEPSCSAAAPLPVAWLQGNVLAEYLRFLPSPPPAHVPVAWLHGDALAEYLRFLEEAAPSPPPAHVPVAWLQGDVLAEYLRFPEEAAPPQMRVPVAWLEGEVRDEFLRFLEESRAAAAAAVEPERQEARDGGGGAYDDGGLAVDDDHESFVDDGGEDGDGDGASASAMEEDDDESGVGGACMEKDDQDAEAVLELLLPHILNLPAFRARAAAAAAAPVKQEPALGFGFGGWLQRGVSLIEADSSSSSSSSDEEMSSVEEEIEEGAMRAAAA; encoded by the coding sequence ATGGAGCCGTCCTgctccgcggccgcgccgctCCCGGTGGCGTGGCTCCAGGGCAACGTCCTCGCCGAGTACCTGCGCTTCCTGCCGTCTCCACCGCCGGCGCACGTGCCGGTGGCTTGGCTCCACGGTGACGCTCTCGCCGAGTACCTGCGCTTCCTGGAGGAAGCCGCGCCGTCTCCACCGCCGGCGCACGTCCCGGTGGCGTGGCTCCAGGGCGACGTTCTCGCCGAGTACCTGCGCTTCCCGGAggaagccgcgccgccgcagatGCGCGTGCCGGTGGCTTGGCTCGAGGGGGAGGTTCGCGACGAGTTCCTGCGGTTCCTCGAGGAGTCGCGGgccgcggctgctgctgctgttgaacCGGAGCGGCAAGAGGCgcgtgacggcggcggcggtgcctaCGATGACGGCGGCCTCGCGGTGGACGACGACCACGAAAGCTTCGTGGACGACGGTGGCGAGGATGGCGACGGCGACGGTGCCAGCGCCAGCGCCatggaggaggacgacgacgagagCGGAGTCGGAGGCGCCTGCATGGAGAAAGACGACCAGGACGCGGAGGCGGTGctcgagctgctgctgccgcacaTCCTGAACCTCCCGGCGTTCAGGgctcgcgcggcggcggcggcggcggcaccggtAAAGCAAGAACCCGCGCTGGGGTTCGGCTTCGGCGGGTGGCTGCAGCGCGGGGTTTCCCTGATCGAGGCGGATAGCAGCAGCTCGTCTTCTAGCTCTGACGAAGAGATGAGCTCCGTTGAAGAAGAAATCGAAGAGGGCGCGATGCGAGCAGCAGCTGCCTAG